A single Mus caroli chromosome 15, CAROLI_EIJ_v1.1, whole genome shotgun sequence DNA region contains:
- the C15H5orf22 gene encoding UPF0489 protein C5orf22 homolog isoform X2 yields MPADTVFDKEALFGELSIENWIMPAVYAGHFSQVIWLHPTWAQQIREGKHHFLVGKDISTTTIRVTSTDYYFLSDGLFVPEDQLENQRPLQLDVIMVEPYKLCSKQDDSDSVSSTKKPKLALGSGESSAAADGDSCSEGRRGDAMTPRSDHACQEPSCSCSGGQQSQNTASAGAILDILKTGDAFVLDIDLDFFSVKNPFKEMFTQDEYKILQELYQFKKPDSNLPEDGLVDVVDARTHQLEDLEAVFADLCDGDSEETVQSWASNPGMGSLVPLVQSLKKRMEVPDYEMVHQAGLTCDYSELPHHISTEEEIEYLIQSVYLLLKSLPKPTLVTIARSSLDDYCPPEQVDMIQGKVLDVLHSLYGTLDTHLVYSEESPSS; encoded by the exons ATGCCAGCAGACACTGTGTTTGATAAGGAAGCACTCTTTGg agaactgAGTATCGAAAATTGGATTATGCCTGCAGTTTACGCTGGCCATTTTTCTCAAGTAATCTGGCTTCATCCCACATGGGCCCAGCAAATCAGAGAGGGCAAACACCACTTCTTAGTAGGCAAAGACATTTCTACCACAACCATCAg GGTTACGAGTACAGATTATTACTTCCTAAGTGATGGCCTCTTTGTCCCTGAAGACCAGCTAGAGAACCAAAGGCCCTTACAGTTAGATGTGATTATGGTAGAGCCTTACAAACTCTGTAGCAAACAAGATGACAGTGACTCTGTGTCTTCTACAAAGAAGCCCAAGCTGGCACTGGGAAGTGGAGAGAGCAGTGCTGCGGCTGATGGGGACTCTTGCTCAGAAGGACGTCGAGGAGACGCAATGACACCAAGGAGTGACCATGCTTGCCAGGAGCCGTCCTGCTCATGTTCCGGAGGTCAACAGAGCCAGAACACAGCCAGCGCTGGGGCGATTCTGGACATACTGAAGACGGGAGATGCGTTTGTTTTAGATAttgacttggattttttttctgtcaaaaaCCCCTTCAAAGAAATGTTCACTCAG GATGAGTACAAAATTCTACAGGAGCTTTACCAGTTTAAAAAGCCTGATAGTAACCTTCCTGAG GACGGTTTGGTGGATGTTGTTGATGCTCGAACTCATCAGTTGGAAGATTTAGAAGCAGTCTTTGCTGATTTGTGTGACGGTGATAGTGAAGAAACCGTACAGAGCTGGGCTTCAAACCCTGG GATGGGGTCACTAGTTCCACTTGTACAGAGTTTGAAAAAACGGATGGAAGTACCAGACTATGAAATG GTCCACCAGGCTGGGCTAACCTGCGATTATTCAGAACTTCCTCATCATATCAGCACAGAAGAAGAAATTGAGTATCTTATTCAGTCTGTGTATTTGCTATTAAAAAGTCTACCAAAACCTACTCTTGTGACAATTGCAAG GTCCAGTCTGGATGATTACTGTCCTCCGGAACAAGTTGACATGATTCAGGGAAAGGTCCTCGACGTGCTGCACTCGCTCTACGGGACCCTGGACACTCACCTGGTGTACTCAGAAGAGTCCCCTTCGAGCTGA
- the C15H5orf22 gene encoding UPF0489 protein C5orf22 homolog isoform X1, translated as MSDTGGDRARLRRYPKLPVWVVEDHQEVLPFIYRAIGSKHLPDSNISFLHLDSHPDLLIPVNMPADTVFDKEALFGELSIENWIMPAVYAGHFSQVIWLHPTWAQQIREGKHHFLVGKDISTTTIRVTSTDYYFLSDGLFVPEDQLENQRPLQLDVIMVEPYKLCSKQDDSDSVSSTKKPKLALGSGESSAAADGDSCSEGRRGDAMTPRSDHACQEPSCSCSGGQQSQNTASAGAILDILKTGDAFVLDIDLDFFSVKNPFKEMFTQDEYKILQELYQFKKPDSNLPEDGLVDVVDARTHQLEDLEAVFADLCDGDSEETVQSWASNPGMGSLVPLVQSLKKRMEVPDYEMVHQAGLTCDYSELPHHISTEEEIEYLIQSVYLLLKSLPKPTLVTIARSSLDDYCPPEQVDMIQGKVLDVLHSLYGTLDTHLVYSEESPSS; from the exons ATGAGTGACACCGGAGGCGACCGCGCGCGCCTCAGGCGCTACCCCAAGCTCCCGGTGTGGGTGGTGGAGGATCACCAGGAG gttCTGCCTTTCATATACAGGGCCATAGGTTCGAAGCATCTTCCTGACAGTAATATAAGTTTCTTACATTTGGACTCCCACCCAGACCTCCTTATTCCTGTGAACATGCCAGCAGACACTGTGTTTGATAAGGAAGCACTCTTTGg agaactgAGTATCGAAAATTGGATTATGCCTGCAGTTTACGCTGGCCATTTTTCTCAAGTAATCTGGCTTCATCCCACATGGGCCCAGCAAATCAGAGAGGGCAAACACCACTTCTTAGTAGGCAAAGACATTTCTACCACAACCATCAg GGTTACGAGTACAGATTATTACTTCCTAAGTGATGGCCTCTTTGTCCCTGAAGACCAGCTAGAGAACCAAAGGCCCTTACAGTTAGATGTGATTATGGTAGAGCCTTACAAACTCTGTAGCAAACAAGATGACAGTGACTCTGTGTCTTCTACAAAGAAGCCCAAGCTGGCACTGGGAAGTGGAGAGAGCAGTGCTGCGGCTGATGGGGACTCTTGCTCAGAAGGACGTCGAGGAGACGCAATGACACCAAGGAGTGACCATGCTTGCCAGGAGCCGTCCTGCTCATGTTCCGGAGGTCAACAGAGCCAGAACACAGCCAGCGCTGGGGCGATTCTGGACATACTGAAGACGGGAGATGCGTTTGTTTTAGATAttgacttggattttttttctgtcaaaaaCCCCTTCAAAGAAATGTTCACTCAG GATGAGTACAAAATTCTACAGGAGCTTTACCAGTTTAAAAAGCCTGATAGTAACCTTCCTGAG GACGGTTTGGTGGATGTTGTTGATGCTCGAACTCATCAGTTGGAAGATTTAGAAGCAGTCTTTGCTGATTTGTGTGACGGTGATAGTGAAGAAACCGTACAGAGCTGGGCTTCAAACCCTGG GATGGGGTCACTAGTTCCACTTGTACAGAGTTTGAAAAAACGGATGGAAGTACCAGACTATGAAATG GTCCACCAGGCTGGGCTAACCTGCGATTATTCAGAACTTCCTCATCATATCAGCACAGAAGAAGAAATTGAGTATCTTATTCAGTCTGTGTATTTGCTATTAAAAAGTCTACCAAAACCTACTCTTGTGACAATTGCAAG GTCCAGTCTGGATGATTACTGTCCTCCGGAACAAGTTGACATGATTCAGGGAAAGGTCCTCGACGTGCTGCACTCGCTCTACGGGACCCTGGACACTCACCTGGTGTACTCAGAAGAGTCCCCTTCGAGCTGA